One Streptomyces sp. NBC_00223 genomic window carries:
- a CDS encoding suppressor of fused domain protein: MGKEADVTALVEARLHSRFGPPDARAAVTFLGTDRIEVLRFSDDGLLRYVTLGMSARPMNDPLATVADPVRGPRAELVLSVRAGVADTDKVLRPLAVLAASPQVEGVIVAPGNSLDVGEPLWPGAPFSAVLVAEGGGLVEDLDLDEPLDPVRFFPLLPMTANEAAWKRVHGAAALQERWLARGTDLRDPLRGPVPLTD; encoded by the coding sequence ATGGGCAAGGAAGCGGACGTCACAGCGTTGGTGGAGGCTCGGCTGCACTCCCGTTTCGGCCCGCCGGACGCGCGCGCGGCGGTCACTTTTCTCGGTACGGATCGCATCGAGGTGCTGCGTTTCTCCGACGACGGTCTGCTGCGCTACGTCACGCTCGGTATGTCCGCCCGGCCGATGAACGACCCGCTGGCCACCGTCGCCGATCCGGTACGCGGCCCGCGCGCCGAACTCGTGCTCTCGGTCCGGGCCGGCGTCGCCGACACCGACAAGGTGCTGCGCCCGCTGGCCGTCCTGGCGGCGTCGCCGCAGGTCGAGGGCGTGATCGTGGCGCCCGGCAACTCACTCGACGTGGGCGAACCGCTCTGGCCCGGCGCGCCCTTCTCCGCGGTGCTGGTCGCCGAGGGCGGCGGGCTCGTCGAGGATCTCGACCTCGACGAGCCCCTCGACCCGGTGCGTTTCTTCCCCCTGCTGCCGATGACGGCCAATGAGGCGGCCTGGAAGCGGGTCCACGGCGCCGCCGCCCTCCAGGAACGCTGGCTCGCGCGCGGCACCGACCTGCGCGACCCGCTGCGCGGCCCGGTCCCGCTGACCGACTGA
- a CDS encoding anti-sigma factor family protein produces the protein MSSTGSGEQRPHRAAPAEQHLGDRLSAFVDGELTDDGRDRVLAHLATCPQCKTAAAEQRRLKSVVAASELPAISAGLLARLQGLPGMGGGDGRDGFSGGPGGPGEGEDPVESLSREARRGPFDGGLLGPGSAGSGVFGSASARHEEFSYLGPARDLLAPLGSRSRGFRIHEQPRINDQSGTRGQSANPERPGPVEQPPSVVAPAAAAVPPAGPGSGASRGRRFAFAAAGAFSLAAIALGSALPMEAAVDGGARPDDGPAVSPLGANSVSDTRGVTPRGVLDAEERQLLRSPGSASAGLIAVTRPMLGPGAVPLVTAAVTPAPTANPFILSAKAPAARH, from the coding sequence GTGAGCAGTACCGGTTCTGGCGAGCAGCGTCCCCACCGTGCGGCGCCCGCCGAGCAGCACCTCGGCGACCGGCTGTCGGCGTTCGTCGACGGAGAGCTGACCGACGACGGCCGTGACCGGGTGCTGGCGCACCTGGCGACGTGTCCGCAGTGCAAGACCGCCGCCGCCGAGCAGCGTCGGCTCAAGAGCGTGGTCGCGGCCTCGGAGCTGCCCGCCATATCGGCCGGGCTGCTGGCCAGGCTGCAAGGGCTGCCCGGCATGGGCGGCGGAGACGGCAGGGACGGCTTCTCCGGGGGTCCCGGCGGCCCCGGCGAGGGCGAGGACCCGGTGGAGTCCCTGAGCCGTGAGGCGAGGCGTGGGCCGTTCGACGGCGGGCTGCTGGGACCGGGGTCGGCGGGGTCAGGGGTGTTCGGCTCCGCGTCCGCGAGACACGAGGAGTTCTCGTATCTCGGCCCGGCCCGCGATCTGCTGGCGCCGCTCGGCTCGCGCTCGCGCGGTTTCCGCATACACGAGCAGCCCCGGATAAACGATCAGTCCGGGACGCGTGGGCAGTCCGCGAACCCCGAGCGGCCGGGGCCGGTCGAGCAGCCGCCGAGCGTGGTCGCACCGGCCGCGGCCGCCGTCCCCCCGGCCGGTCCGGGCTCGGGCGCCTCGCGCGGTCGGCGGTTCGCCTTCGCCGCCGCCGGTGCCTTCTCGCTGGCCGCCATAGCGCTGGGCAGCGCCCTGCCGATGGAGGCCGCGGTCGACGGCGGCGCCCGGCCGGACGACGGACCCGCGGTGAGCCCGCTCGGCGCCAACTCGGTCTCCGACACCAGGGGGGTCACCCCCAGGGGTGTACTCGACGCCGAGGAGCGGCAGTTGCTGCGGTCACCCGGATCGGCCTCGGCCGGCCTGATCGCGGTGACCCGGCCGATGCTGGGCCCCGGCGCCGTACCGCTGGTGACGGCCGCCGTGACCCCTGCGCCGACCGCGAACCCGTTCATCCTCTCGGCGAAGGCCCCCGCCGCGCGCCACTGA
- a CDS encoding magnesium and cobalt transport protein CorA: MSMIRDLRAVVRPALRKPAAGYDYGPATRTPDPTATSAVVDCAVYRDGVRCSDAIGLRDALDAVRDGRPGDQCDGSNGFVWIGLHEPTQQEFAGIAEEFGLHPLAVEDAVHAHQRPKLERYDNSLFTVFKTIRYVEHAELTATSEVVESGEVMVFTGQYFVITVRHGGHGSLRALRLRLEGDPELLAKGPSAVLHAIADQVVDDYLAVSEAVQDDIDEVEIDVFSAGNGKTSRGGDAGRIYQLKREVLEFKRAVSPLLRPMQTLGERPMRLIDPEIQKYFRDVADHVARVHEQVVGFDDLLNSILQANLAQATVVQNEDMRKITAWAAILAVPTMITGVYGMNFDVMPELRWKFGYPTVIVAMVAVCFMIHRGFRRNGWL, encoded by the coding sequence ATGTCGATGATCCGTGATCTGCGCGCAGTCGTTCGCCCCGCTCTGCGCAAGCCCGCAGCCGGTTACGACTACGGCCCGGCCACGCGTACGCCGGACCCCACGGCCACCAGCGCGGTGGTGGACTGCGCCGTCTACCGCGACGGGGTGCGGTGCAGCGACGCCATCGGGCTGCGCGACGCGCTCGACGCCGTGCGCGACGGCCGGCCCGGCGACCAGTGCGACGGCAGCAACGGCTTCGTCTGGATCGGGCTGCACGAGCCGACCCAGCAGGAGTTCGCCGGTATCGCCGAGGAGTTCGGGCTGCACCCGCTGGCCGTGGAGGACGCGGTCCACGCCCACCAGCGGCCCAAGCTGGAGCGCTACGACAACTCGCTGTTCACCGTCTTCAAGACCATCCGCTATGTCGAGCACGCCGAACTCACCGCCACCAGCGAGGTCGTGGAGAGCGGCGAGGTGATGGTCTTCACCGGCCAGTACTTCGTCATCACGGTCCGGCACGGCGGCCACGGCTCGCTGCGCGCCCTGCGGCTCCGCCTTGAGGGCGACCCCGAACTGCTCGCCAAAGGGCCCTCGGCCGTGCTGCACGCCATCGCCGACCAGGTGGTGGACGACTATCTGGCCGTCTCGGAGGCCGTGCAGGACGACATCGACGAGGTCGAGATCGATGTCTTCTCGGCGGGCAACGGCAAGACCTCGCGCGGCGGCGACGCGGGCCGGATCTACCAGCTCAAGCGCGAGGTGCTGGAGTTCAAGCGGGCGGTCTCCCCGCTGCTGCGGCCGATGCAGACGCTCGGCGAACGGCCCATGCGGCTGATCGACCCGGAGATCCAGAAGTACTTCCGGGACGTCGCCGACCATGTCGCCCGGGTCCACGAGCAGGTCGTGGGCTTCGACGACCTGCTCAACTCCATCCTTCAGGCCAATCTCGCGCAGGCCACCGTGGTGCAGAACGAGGACATGCGCAAGATCACCGCCTGGGCGGCGATCCTGGCGGTGCCCACGATGATCACGGGTGTCTACGGGATGAACTTCGACGTCATGCCCGAGCTGCGCTGGAAGTTCGGCTACCCGACGGTGATCGTGGCGATGGTGGCGGTCTGTTTCATGATCCACCGCGGCTTCCGGCGCAACGGCTGGCTCTGA
- a CDS encoding magnesium transporter MgtE N-terminal domain-containing protein — protein MAAGAPRVFVSHLSGVAVFDPNGDQVGRVRDVVVMLRVGGRPPRVLGLVVEVVSRRRIFLPMTRVTGVESGQVITTGVVNMRRFEQRPTETLVLGELLDRRVRLVSAQRREEPGAAGGEAAVGEEVTVLDVSMVQLTARRDWEIDKVFVRRGKAGALRRKGATLTVDWSAVTGFRLAEDSQGAENLVATFEQLRPADLANVLHHLSPKRRGEVAAALDDDRLADVLEELPDDDQVEIIGNLKKERAADVLEAMDPDDAADLLAELPVEEQERLLTLMRPQEAAGVRRLLSYEERTAGGLMTTEPIVLRPDATVADALARIRNPDLSPALAAQVYVCRPPDETPTGKYLGLVHFQRLLRDPPFTLLGAIVDTDLQPLAPDTALPSVTSFLATYNMISAPVVDESGSLLGAVTVDDVLDHLLPDDWRETELHGAVGTHAHQATEAADDR, from the coding sequence ATGGCCGCAGGCGCCCCCCGGGTCTTCGTCTCGCATCTGTCGGGCGTGGCCGTCTTCGACCCCAACGGCGACCAGGTGGGCCGGGTCCGCGACGTCGTGGTGATGCTGCGGGTCGGCGGACGTCCGCCGCGGGTGCTGGGCCTGGTCGTGGAGGTGGTCAGCCGCCGCCGGATCTTCCTGCCGATGACCCGGGTGACCGGTGTCGAGTCCGGCCAGGTGATCACCACCGGCGTGGTCAACATGCGGCGCTTCGAGCAGCGGCCGACCGAGACCCTGGTCCTCGGCGAACTGCTCGACCGCCGGGTCCGGCTGGTCTCCGCCCAGAGGCGCGAGGAGCCGGGCGCGGCCGGCGGGGAGGCCGCCGTCGGCGAAGAGGTCACCGTGCTCGACGTGTCCATGGTCCAGTTGACCGCGCGCAGGGACTGGGAGATCGACAAGGTCTTCGTCCGCCGCGGCAAGGCCGGGGCGCTGCGCCGCAAGGGCGCGACGCTGACCGTCGACTGGTCGGCGGTGACCGGCTTCCGGCTGGCCGAGGACAGCCAGGGCGCCGAGAATCTGGTGGCGACCTTCGAGCAGCTGCGCCCGGCCGACCTGGCGAACGTCCTGCACCATCTGTCGCCCAAGCGCCGCGGCGAGGTCGCCGCCGCCCTGGACGACGACCGGCTCGCCGACGTCCTGGAGGAGCTGCCGGACGACGACCAGGTGGAGATCATCGGCAACCTCAAGAAGGAGCGGGCCGCCGACGTCCTGGAGGCGATGGACCCCGACGACGCCGCCGACCTGCTGGCCGAGCTGCCGGTCGAGGAGCAGGAACGTCTCCTCACCCTGATGCGCCCCCAGGAGGCCGCGGGCGTACGGCGGCTGCTGTCGTACGAGGAACGGACCGCGGGCGGGCTGATGACCACCGAGCCGATCGTGCTGCGCCCCGACGCGACCGTCGCCGACGCGCTCGCCCGGATCCGCAACCCCGATCTGTCGCCCGCGCTGGCCGCCCAGGTGTACGTGTGCCGGCCGCCCGACGAGACGCCGACCGGCAAGTACCTGGGCCTGGTGCACTTCCAGCGGCTGCTGCGCGACCCGCCGTTCACCCTGCTCGGCGCGATCGTGGACACCGACCTCCAGCCGCTGGCGCCCGACACCGCGCTGCCGTCGGTGACCAGCTTCCTGGCCACGTACAACATGATCTCCGCGCCCGTGGTGGACGAGAGCGGCTCGCTGCTCGGGGCGGTCACCGTGGACGACGTGCTGGACCATCTGCTGCCCGACGACTGGCGGGAGACCGAACTGCACGGTGCGGTCGGCACCCACGCCCACCAGGCGACGGAGGCCGCGGATGACCGCTGA
- a CDS encoding DMT family transporter yields the protein MAAGATAGRGLDFTLLGVAIAGVSLSAPLIASTAAPALAIAFWRNAMAVGVLSPVALWRHRGELRRMGRRALSLSALSGVVLALHFGLWLPSLNMTSVATSTALVTTTPIWTTIILRMRGHRPPGLVWAGTALAVVGVLILTGIDLSADTRALAGDALALAAGLAAAVYMLLGSEVRRTATTTAYTYVCYSTTSVVLLLTCLVSGSALGGYDGRTWLKIVVLTVAAQLLGHSLFNRVVRGLGPSTTSTAILLETPGAALIAALWLGQTPPAAAYPALVVILAGLALVILADRRKPVPVATA from the coding sequence CTGGCGGCCGGTGCCACCGCTGGGCGGGGCCTGGACTTCACGCTGCTCGGTGTCGCCATCGCGGGCGTCTCGCTGTCCGCGCCGCTGATCGCCTCGACCGCGGCCCCCGCCCTGGCCATCGCCTTCTGGCGCAACGCCATGGCGGTCGGTGTGCTCAGCCCGGTCGCGCTGTGGCGGCACCGCGGCGAGCTGCGCCGGATGGGCCGCAGGGCGCTGTCGCTGTCCGCGCTCTCCGGGGTCGTGCTCGCGCTGCACTTCGGGCTGTGGCTGCCGAGCCTGAACATGACCTCGGTCGCCACCTCGACCGCGCTGGTCACCACGACCCCGATCTGGACCACGATCATTCTGCGGATGCGCGGTCACCGCCCGCCCGGCCTGGTGTGGGCGGGTACGGCGCTCGCGGTGGTCGGTGTGCTCATCCTCACCGGCATCGACCTGTCCGCCGACACCCGGGCGCTTGCGGGCGACGCGCTGGCACTGGCCGCGGGTCTGGCCGCCGCCGTGTACATGCTGCTGGGCTCGGAGGTGCGGCGGACGGCGACGACGACCGCGTACACCTATGTCTGCTACTCGACGACCTCCGTGGTGCTGCTCCTCACGTGCCTGGTGTCCGGCTCGGCGCTCGGCGGCTACGACGGCCGTACGTGGCTGAAGATCGTCGTCCTGACGGTGGCCGCGCAGCTGCTCGGGCACTCGCTGTTCAACCGGGTGGTTCGCGGGCTGGGTCCGTCCACGACCTCGACGGCGATCCTGCTGGAGACCCCGGGCGCGGCGCTGATCGCCGCGCTGTGGCTCGGTCAGACGCCGCCGGCCGCCGCGTATCCGGCGCTCGTGGTGATCCTCGCGGGCCTGGCCCTGGTGATCCTCGCCGACCGCCGCAAGCCCGTACCGGTGGCGACGGCCTGA
- a CDS encoding DUF1003 domain-containing protein, with protein MTADERHVRHPAGATATSRNRPRLDQPKPPRRNLLPTYDPEAFGNFSERIARFLGTGRFIVWMTVLIILWVLWNVFAPRQMQFDHYPFIFLTLMLSLQASYAAPLILLAQNRQDDRDRVNLEQDRKMGERSIADTEYLTREIASLRVNLGEVATRDWMRSELQDLLKEIDDRRRAHRGDKGDGRGR; from the coding sequence ATGACCGCTGACGAGCGCCACGTCCGCCACCCGGCCGGGGCGACCGCCACCTCGCGCAACAGGCCCCGGCTCGACCAGCCGAAGCCGCCGCGGCGCAATCTGCTGCCCACCTACGACCCGGAGGCGTTCGGGAACTTCTCCGAGCGGATCGCACGCTTCCTGGGCACCGGGCGGTTCATCGTATGGATGACCGTCCTGATCATCCTGTGGGTGCTCTGGAACGTCTTCGCTCCCCGGCAGATGCAGTTCGACCACTACCCCTTCATCTTCCTGACGCTGATGCTCTCGCTCCAGGCGTCGTACGCGGCCCCGCTGATCCTGCTCGCGCAGAACCGGCAGGACGACCGGGACCGGGTCAACCTCGAACAGGACCGCAAGATGGGCGAGCGCAGCATCGCCGACACCGAGTACCTGACCCGCGAGATCGCCTCGCTGCGGGTCAATCTCGGCGAGGTCGCCACCCGCGACTGGATGCGCTCGGAACTGCAGGACCTGCTCAAGGAGATCGACGACCGGCGGCGCGCGCACCGTGGTGACAAAGGCGACGGCCGGGGCCGCTGA
- the sigE gene encoding RNA polymerase sigma factor SigE, which yields MVGALLDTTRADRGGAAAAGDRGVLTRFRRSAGQPKSVTNTADDRSRANDSATATFATDGDAQTWTPPSWEEIVSTHSARVYRLAYRLTGNQHDAEDLTQEVFVRVFRSLSTYTPGTFEGWLHRITTNLFLDMVRRRQRIRFDALGDDAAERLPSREPSPAQHFNDTHFDADVQQALDTLAPEFRAAVVLCDIEGLSYEEIAATLGVKLGTVRSRIHRGRSHLRKALEHRAPGVRPAPALAATAPKPGLEGGRA from the coding sequence GGGGAGTGCTCACGCGCTTTCGCAGGTCGGCCGGACAGCCGAAATCCGTGACCAACACCGCTGATGACCGTTCACGCGCAAACGACTCCGCCACCGCGACCTTCGCCACCGACGGGGATGCTCAGACGTGGACGCCTCCTTCCTGGGAGGAGATCGTCAGTACGCACAGTGCGCGGGTGTACCGGCTGGCCTATCGGCTGACCGGCAACCAGCACGACGCGGAAGACCTCACCCAGGAGGTCTTCGTGCGGGTCTTCCGCTCCCTGTCCACGTACACGCCCGGCACCTTCGAGGGCTGGCTGCACCGCATCACCACGAATCTCTTCCTGGACATGGTCCGCCGCCGTCAGCGCATCCGCTTCGACGCTCTCGGCGACGACGCGGCGGAGCGGCTGCCCAGCCGCGAGCCGTCCCCGGCGCAGCACTTCAACGACACGCACTTCGACGCGGACGTCCAGCAGGCGCTGGACACCCTCGCCCCGGAGTTCCGCGCCGCCGTGGTGCTCTGCGACATCGAGGGGCTGTCGTACGAGGAGATCGCGGCGACGCTGGGCGTGAAGCTGGGCACGGTACGGAGCAGGATCCACCGCGGCCGCTCCCACCTGCGCAAGGCTCTGGAACACCGGGCGCCCGGCGTCCGGCCGGCCCCCGCGCTCGCTGCCACCGCACCCAAACCTGGCCTGGAGGGCGGGAGAGCGTGA
- a CDS encoding Mrp/NBP35 family ATP-binding protein, with protein MATATYGTTPTTPTDDAVRAALATVNDPEIHKPITELGMVKSVDIAADGAVAVTVYLTVSGCPMRDEITSLVTDAVGRVPGVTSVRVTLDVMSDEQRRDLASSLRGGQAEREIPFAQPGSLTRVYAVASGKGGVGKSSVTVNLAAAMAADGLKVGVVDADIYGHSVPRMLGVEGRPTQVENMIMPPAANGVKVISIGMFTPGNAPVVWRGPMLHRALQQFLADVYWGDLDVLLLDLPPGTGDIAISVAQLVPNAEILVVTTPQQAAAEVAERAGSIAVQTHQKIVGVVENMAGMPCPHCDEVVEVFGSGGGDRVAEGLSRTTGTTVPVLGRIPIDVRLREGGDDGRPVAVAHPDSPAGIALRSIATALGTRARGLAGLSLGITPRNKF; from the coding sequence ATGGCTACCGCTACGTACGGCACCACGCCGACCACACCGACCGACGACGCCGTCCGCGCCGCGCTCGCCACGGTGAACGACCCGGAGATCCACAAACCGATCACCGAACTCGGCATGGTGAAGTCCGTCGACATCGCCGCCGACGGCGCGGTCGCCGTGACCGTCTACCTCACCGTCTCCGGCTGCCCGATGCGGGACGAGATCACCAGCCTGGTCACCGACGCGGTGGGCCGGGTCCCCGGGGTCACCTCGGTACGGGTCACGCTCGACGTGATGAGCGACGAGCAGCGGCGCGACCTGGCGTCGTCGCTGCGCGGCGGGCAGGCGGAGCGCGAGATCCCGTTCGCGCAACCGGGCTCGCTCACCCGGGTGTACGCGGTCGCGTCCGGCAAGGGCGGCGTCGGCAAGTCCTCCGTGACGGTGAACCTGGCCGCCGCGATGGCCGCCGACGGGCTCAAGGTCGGCGTCGTGGACGCGGACATCTACGGCCACAGCGTGCCCCGCATGCTGGGCGTCGAAGGGCGACCCACCCAGGTCGAGAACATGATCATGCCGCCCGCGGCCAACGGGGTGAAGGTCATCTCGATCGGGATGTTCACCCCGGGGAACGCGCCGGTCGTGTGGCGCGGGCCGATGCTGCACCGGGCGCTCCAGCAGTTCCTGGCGGACGTGTACTGGGGTGACCTGGACGTGCTGCTGCTCGACCTGCCGCCCGGCACCGGGGACATCGCGATCTCCGTGGCGCAGCTCGTGCCCAACGCGGAGATCCTGGTGGTCACCACCCCGCAGCAGGCCGCCGCGGAGGTCGCGGAGCGGGCCGGGTCGATCGCCGTGCAGACGCATCAGAAGATCGTCGGCGTGGTGGAGAACATGGCGGGCATGCCGTGCCCGCACTGCGACGAGGTCGTCGAGGTCTTCGGCAGCGGCGGCGGCGACCGGGTCGCGGAGGGCCTGTCCCGTACGACCGGGACGACCGTGCCGGTGCTCGGGCGCATCCCCATCGACGTACGCCTGCGCGAGGGCGGCGACGACGGCCGCCCGGTCGCCGTGGCCCACCCCGACTCCCCCGCGGGCATCGCGCTGCGCTCCATCGCCACCGCCCTGGGCACCCGCGCCCGCGGCCTCGCCGGCCTCTCCCTGGGCATCACCCCACGCAACAAGTTCTGA
- a CDS encoding sec-independent translocase produces the protein MFFDIGPLELVAIVVLAVLVFGPDKLPKVIQDTMAFIRKVREFSDSAKDDIRRELGPEFKDFEFEDLNPKTFIRKNLMNGDDDYGLSELKDLRDSFDLRKEMVEVTDAVNGVEPIARSSAASAAAGDASSATPDRLRKRDRLDPGEPPPFDSDAT, from the coding sequence GTGTTCTTCGACATAGGCCCGCTGGAGCTGGTCGCGATCGTAGTCCTTGCCGTGCTCGTCTTCGGCCCGGACAAACTCCCGAAGGTCATTCAGGACACGATGGCCTTCATCCGGAAGGTGCGGGAGTTCTCCGACAGTGCGAAGGACGACATCCGCAGGGAGCTGGGGCCGGAGTTCAAGGACTTCGAGTTCGAGGATCTCAACCCGAAGACGTTCATCCGCAAGAACCTGATGAACGGCGACGACGACTACGGGCTGAGCGAGCTCAAGGACCTGCGCGACAGCTTCGACCTCCGCAAGGAAATGGTCGAGGTGACCGACGCGGTCAACGGCGTCGAGCCGATCGCCAGGTCCTCCGCCGCGAGCGCCGCCGCCGGTGACGCCTCCTCCGCCACACCGGACCGGCTGCGCAAGCGCGACCGCCTCGACCCGGGTGAGCCGCCGCCCTTCGACTCCGACGCCACCTGA